In Fundulus heteroclitus isolate FHET01 chromosome 16, MU-UCD_Fhet_4.1, whole genome shotgun sequence, a single genomic region encodes these proteins:
- the LOC105917184 gene encoding uncharacterized protein LOC105917184: MRWLPLVAMVIASALPFPHDPASRLPAPSEDYGLGGNADRSRRDGVKASAHRETSAFREDGRTTHTPSSSSGSRDGRSLGAAAKEGPLRTEEGSEDRSPPKDYEGSRNNGSAFLGSADTSAHRPSPSGQHGDAWRSRTGAEDSLTPQGGPGLDSLLELDEMFLDAHPRVLFSPSPSPPEHPPLLLMLENGLMEEDGGDADDVDDLDGHIEGHGDRAMERSGTTPSWADYSRGAAQEAHRPVKRDKRSHLNDRRRGEKSVCESESVWVTDKTTAIDSYNQQVTVLQEIQTQTGPLKQYFYETRCRQAEQQSGPSRTRGAGQRSEGTGVAGAGCLGVDKKQWRSECKARQTYVRALSKDANNRMGWRWIRIDSSCVCVLLSRTNQGREVLTRRGRV, translated from the coding sequence ATGCGCTGGCTTCCCCTGGTTGCCATGGTGATCGCGTCGGCCCTGCCCTTCCCTCACGACCCGGCCTCCCGCCTCCCGGCTCCGTCTGAGGACTACGGCCTCGGAGGAAATGCCGACCGCAGCAGACGGGACGGCGTGAAAGCCTCCGCTCACAGAGAGACGTCCGCGTTCAGAGAGGACGGCCGGACGACCCACACGCCCTCCAGCAGCTCAGGCAGCCGGGACGGACGCAGTCTGGGCGCCGCGGCGAAGGAAGGACCCCTCAGGACCGAGGAAGGTTCCGAGGATCGTTCTCCGCCCAAAGACTACGAAGGCAGCAGGAACAATGGCTCCGCTTTTTTGGGCTCTGCCGATACGTCGGCGCATCGCCCGAGTCCCTCAGGGCAACACGGAGACGCGTGGAGAAGCAGGACAGGAGCTGAGGACAGCCTGACGCCGCAGGGGGGGCCGGGTCTGGACAGCCTGCTGGAGCTAGACGAGATGTTCCTGGATGCCCATCCCAGAGTGTTGTTCTCGCCCTCTCCGTCTCCTCCGGAGCATCCGCCGCTCCTGCTGATGCTGGAGAACGGCCTGATGGAGGAGGACGGCGGGGACGCAGACGACGTGGACGACCTGGACGGACACATCGAGGGTCACGGCGACCGGGCGATGGAGCGCAGCGGGACGACACCCAGCTGGGCGGACTACTCCAGGGGAGCCGCCCAGGAGGCGCATCGCCCCGTGAAGCGGGACAAACGCTCGCACCTGAACGACAGACGGAGGGGGGAGAAGTCGGTGTGCGAGTCGGAGAGCGTGTGGGTCACAGATAAAACCACGGCCATCGACTCGTACAACCAGCAGGTCACCGTCCTGCAGGAGATCCAGACGCAGACGGGACCCCTCAAGCAGTACTTCTACGAGACTCGGTGCCGGCAGGCCGAGCAGCAGAGCGGCCCCAGCAGGACGAGGGGGGCGGGGCAGAGGTCGGAGGGCACGGGCGTGGCCGGGGCCGGCTGCTTGGGCGTGGACAAGAAGCAGTGGAGGAGCGAGTGCAAGGCCAGGCAGACGTACGTGCGTGCGCTCTCCAAGGACGCCAACAACAGGATGGGCTGGCGGTGGATCCGCATCGACTCGTCCTGCGTCTGCGTGCTGCTGTCCAGGACCAATCAGGGGAGGGAGGTCCTGACCAGGCGGGGCCGAGTCTGA